A single window of Gossypium arboreum isolate Shixiya-1 chromosome 13, ASM2569848v2, whole genome shotgun sequence DNA harbors:
- the LOC108463283 gene encoding cytokinin dehydrogenase 6-like, translated as MQRNMLFLRSFMILVLSCIAIKINLCFPNILSSLKTLPIDGHFNFEQLHHAAKDFGNRYSFLPLAVLHPNSVCDIATTVKHIWQMGPGSDLTVAARGHGHSLQGQSQAHGGIVINMKSLQGLKMQFHIGNLPYVDVSGGELWINILREGLKHGLAPKSWTDYLHLTVGGTLSNAGISGQAFRHGPQISNVHQLEVVTGKGEVVTCSEKQNSDLFHGVLGGLGQFGIITRARISLEPAPEMVKWIRVLYTDFATFTRDQEELTSGESTFDYVEGFVIINRTGLLNNWRSSFNPQDPVQASKFKSDGRTLFCLELAKYFNRDETAVVNREIHSSLSQLNHIPSTLFVSEVPYIEFLDRVHISEIKLRSKGLWEVPHPWLNLLVPRSKIQTFAQQVFGNILTDTSNGPILIYPVNKSKWDNRTSVVTPDEDVFYLVAFLSSAVPSSTGNDGLDHILIQNKRILEFCEIARLGVKQYLPHYSTQGEWKAHFGSRWEVFVRRKSSYDPLAILAPGQRIFQKAVPYSQ; from the exons atGCAAAGAAACATGTTGTTCTTGAGAAGCTTCATGATCTTAGTCCTTAGCTGCATAGCCATTAAAATCAACCTTTGTTTTCCCAACATTCTGTCTTCATTAAAAACACTCCCCATTGATGGACATTTCAACTTTGAGCAACTTCACCATGCAGCTAAAGATTTTGGCAATAGGTACAGTTTCCTTCCTTTGGCTGTTCTACACCCCAACTCAGTTTGTGATATTGCCACCACAGTGAAGCATATTTGGCAGATGGGTCCTGGTTCAGACCTAACAGTTGCAGCTAGAGGTCATGGTCACTCACTTCAgggtcaatcacaagctcatggTGGAATTGTCATCAATATGAAGTCACTCCAAGGCCTTAAAATGCAGTTTCATATTGGGAACTTACCTTATGTTGATGTCTCTGGTGGAGAGTTATGGATAAACATCCTGCGTGAAGGGCTTAAACATGGGTTAGCACCGAAGTCTTGGACGGATTATCTACATTTAACGGTTGGTGGTACGTTGTCAAATGCCGGGATCAGTGGACAGGCCTTTCGGCATGGACCGCAGATCAGTAATGTTCACCAATTGGAAGTTGTGACAG GGAAAGGAGAAGTGGTGACATGCTCGGAGAAACAGAACAGCGATCTGTTTCACGGCGTTCTCGGTGGACTCGGTCAGTTTGGCATCATAACACGGGCGAGAATATCATTGGAACCTGCACCGGAAATG GTGAAATGGATTAGAGTATTGTACACAGATTTTGCCACATTTACTAGGGACCAAGAGGAATTAACATCTGGAGAAAGCACATTTGATTATGTTGAAGGATTTGTGATCATAAACAGGACTGGTCTGTTAAATAACTGGAGATCATCATTCAATCCACAAGATCCAGTGCAAGCTAGCAAATTCAAGTCAGATGGAAGAACTCTCTTTTGCTTAGAATTAGCAAAGTACTTCAATCGAGACGAAACCGCAGTTGTAAATCGG GAAATTCATAGTTCATTATCTCAGTTAAACCATATACCATCAACACTCTTTGTATCGGAAGTTCCTTACATTGAGTTTCTAGACCGAGTTCATATTTCCGAGATCAAACTCCGGTCGAAAGGCTTATGGGAAGTTCCACATCCATGGCTTAATCTTCTTGTCCCAAGAAGTAAAATCCAAACCTTTGCTCAACAAGTCTTTGGAAATATCCTTACAGACACCAGCAATGGCCCCATTCTCATCTACCCTGTTAATAAATCAAA GTGGGATAATAGAACATCAGTTGTGACGCCAGATGAAGATGTTTTCTATTTAGTGGCATTCCTTTCATCTGCAGTACCTTCATCAACAGGAAATGATGGTTTAGACCACATATTAATTCAGAACAAAAGGATTTTAGAATTCTGCGAGATAGCTCGTCTCGGTGTAAAGCAATACCTGCCGCATTATTCGACGCAAGGAGAATGGAAAGCTCATTTCGGTTCGCGATGGGAAGTTTTTGTGCGGAGGAAATCGAGTTATGACCCCTTGGCAATACTTGCTCCTGGTCAAAGAATATTTCAAAAGGCAGTACCTTACTCACAATAA
- the LOC108462967 gene encoding uncharacterized protein LOC108462967, whose amino-acid sequence MVETRKCCVLGNLVTAPLVEKFWQRECEMSLVDYASSSDDDVSDSEHEPPQQRHEPPPAPPPRRPSSPPKTLESGSSAVQKPETLEKLPDASMLLNSPTVPLTSGNDHASVVAAAMADNLSRKRDSKGMMGSGSNNSTPPLPRAKLPRATLPHSKSVPDTGGGSLVPPQLRGRSNVVTEDISKLFVNRHVVTQPKGPEN is encoded by the exons ATGGTCGAAACTCGAAAGTGCTGCGTTTTGGGCAATCTTGTTACAGCGCCACTTGTGGAGAAATTTTGGCAAAGAGAGTGCGAGATGTCTTTGGTAGATTATGCCTCCTCCTCAGACGACGACGTTTCAGATTCTGAACATGAACCACCACAACAACGCCATGAACCACCACCAGCTCCACCACCACGGCGTCCCTCTTCCCCGCCTAAAACCTT GGAATCTGGATCGTCGGCAGTTCAAAAGCCAGAAACCCTAGAGAAACTGCCGGATGCTTCGATGCTTTTGAACTCTCCGACTGTACCATTAACGAGCGGAAACGACCACGCATCTGTGGTAGCGGCGGCAATGGCGGACAATTTGTCACGAAAACGTGACTCGAAGGGGATGATGGGATCAGGCTCCAACAATAGCACGCCGCCACTACCGAGGGCTAAACTTCCGAGAGCTACCTTACCTCATTCCAAGAGTGTTCCTGATACAGGAGGTGGCTCCCTTGTTCCTCCTCAACTCAGAGGGAG GAGTAATGTGGTCACTGAAGATATCAGTAAGCTATTCGTCAACAGACATGTCGTCACACAGCCCAAAGGACCTGAAAATTAG
- the LOC108463528 gene encoding glutathione S-transferase U17-like: MSEGEVKVLGTWASPFSTRVRIALHLKSVNYEYLEEKSLESKSELLLDSNPVFKRIPVLIHGDNKPISESLIIVEYIDEVWSSGPSILPCDAYQRADARFWATYVDDKFYPALKRAVVSGSEETKRASMAEVEEGVAMLEKLSKGEAFFGGYNIGYLDIVIGSMFEWIKVIDKCNETQLLSQAETPCLLEWGARFSSHEAVKDVLPGVAKLAGFGLKLKAKI; the protein is encoded by the exons ATGAGTGAGGGTGAAGTGAAGGTGTTGGGCACATGGGCAAGTCCATTTTCAACGAGGGTGAGAATTGCACTTCACCTAAAATCTGTAAATTACGAGTACTTAGAAGAGAAGTCTTTAGAATCCAAAAGCGAGCTTCTTCTCGACTCAAACCCTGTTTTCAAAAGGATTCCGGTCCTTATTCATGGTGATAATAAGCCTATTAGTGAATCTCTTATCATTGTTGAGTACATTGATGAGGTTTGGAGCTCTGGACCTTCCATTCTTCCTTGTGATGCCTATCAACGTGCCGATGCTCGATTTTGGGCTACCTATGTCGACGACAAG TTTTACCCTGCTTTAAAAAGAGCAGTGGTTAGTGGATCAGAAGAAACTAAAAGGGCATCAATGGCAGAAGTGGAAGAAGGGGTGGCGATGTTAGAAAAGTTGAGCAAAGGGGAAGCTTTCTTTGGTGGGTATAATATTGGGTACTTGGACATTGTAATCGGCAGCATGTTTGAGTGGATTAAAGTCATCGACAAGTGTAATGAGACCCAGCTGCTTTCCCAAGCCGAAACTCCTTGCTTGCTTGAATGGGGTGCTAGGTTCTCCTCCCATGAGGCAGTGAAAGATGTTTTGCCCGGTGTTGCCAAGCTTGCTGGTTTTGGTTTGAAGCTTAAAGCAAAGATCTAG